The nucleotide sequence GTGGTGGCagcagagagacagatgggggagGAGTTTCAATctcaggggcagtggggagggagcttGAACAGTCATAAGGAGGCAGAAAGACAATATCTTCCTCCATGTCTCCTTTAAATATTAGAGGAGCAGTGCATCGTTTCTTTGGCTTCCTGTGTGAGCCTCCAGATGAAGTGGCAaaaacctttgcctggctctgTTTGCTAAGGATGAATCACACCCAAGGCAGGGGATTTTGGGCAATTTCAAGCCAGGAGTTGATGTATGGAAATTTATCAGGGTGGCCTGGGTTCCCAGTGACTATTAGCCAAACCCGCTGCACTATTTGAGCATCTAATATCCCTTTTGGGGGCCATCCTACATTGAATATGGGCCATTATAGttcacaaaaggtccttaacttcCTGGGTGTCATTTTCACCCCATAATCACctgaaaatccctttttaaaatatttgagcatGACATCTAAAATCATAGGTTTACTCTGTTTTGAtcccattattaatttctttctcatgttCAGTGGCACAACGACAGACAAAGGGAGGGTATCCCCTTGGATGAAAGGACCAGATACTCCACTGATCGTGTTTCTGAGGGAAACTTTAGGTGAGGTTTGGCTGTTGTGgactcagctttgtgacttgCAATCAGAGTCTGATCCGATACTGCCCTAGACCTTATATGCTCACCATGACACAGGAGAGCCCATTCAGACTCCGTAGACTTTTGGGGACCTTAAGAGTGCCTGCCTGTGAAGCGACAAACTCGAACTCAACTGGCAAGCCTGGCTGAGCTGTACAttcacatgcagacacacaccaGAGTCTATTACACTCCCTCCTGCAAAATTTTCTACCTGTGAGACTATTAAGGCTTCTGGGGATTGATTAGGTCCCCCTTCCACCCTTTTGGGTAGGCctgactattttatttatttatttatttatttttaatttttttttttcaacttttttttttttatttttattttttatttatttatttttgggacagagagagacagagcatgaacgggggaggggcagagagagagggagacacagaatcggaaacaggctccaggctgtgagccatcagcccggagcctgacgcggggctcgaactcacggactgcgagatcgtgacctggctgaagtcggacgcttaaccgactgcgccacccaggcgcccctggcctgaCTATTTTAAGGTCCCGGCCTTACTGGTTCTGACATCGGGTCCAGGTCCTCACCTTCCAGGTCTCTTTGAGTCTGGTGGGAACAATGCAGCAGGGCTGGCCTGAGGTGAATGAGTGGGAGACTGCCGAAATTCAGGCAGGACGGGTCTTCTCCCTTGTGATCCCTTGCTCCGTCACTGCCTCGCCATTCTTCCAAACCagtggcaacaatgggccagtGTGGTTGGGTTTCCTAGTCAGGGAACCAAATATGTTATGGAACCATGCTGGAACACTGGCAGAAAAACCAGGCAGCACTCAAAAATCTTGGTCAatcggagatttatttaacactggtgggctcagaggagactgtttttccaaagatctgagccccaaatgcaagtggggagggtaatttatagctgtcagcttccatatctgtggggatCTTTGTGCatgcagcaaacaaaggaagaagaacacagaggaggggtctctaagctagagaccagagtttgtttgAGCCCCATCGGCCATCTTGGGCATACTTTATTCACCTATCCAACAGTAAAATGGGCACTTGAGGCATGGAGGTCACTATACTGAATATATACTTCACCATGTAACAAATACCTTGTCCTCTTTACAGAATACAGTAACTATACAGTAGCATGGCACTATGCAGGCATTTTAACATTACAGGCATTTAAAGATTGAAAGAACCAGAATGAGCCTCAGCAATACCAGCGTCAGAATCCAAATTTGTCCAACCTACTTTAAAAGGCAGTTTATGGGCAGGAAGCAGTTccagagaaaagacaaacaagcaaacaaacaaacaaacaaaaaacccacaaaaattgAAGATCTCATTTATAACTACAAGAGCAAAGCAAACTGCAGATAGTTGTGACTCAAAGACATAGTTACATCTCTGTTGTATAATGCTAATTTATAGAGAAAGACCTAATGTCATTTTTTCCATCATTAAAATTATCGTCCAATATTTGAAATTGTCTAACAGAATGTGTCAgtctgaagagagagaaaaaacctCACATTTTCCCACACTAACCTGAAATGAAGTCAAGTGATGTATTCTTGGTAGGTGAAATTTGTCTTTCAACAATGTCATTACAGCATGGTaagattaataaatatattttcaacttttcaatCATTGTGTCAGAAGAAAATGGGCACATGTCTAGGAAAGATAAAGAAGGCTGGAAGCTGATCTGATCACAGAAAATCAGAGGTTAattctgtattcttttaaaattatttcccagAATTTGTTTTGTGACTTCTAATTAATAAGACAAATGTGAGGATATTTCTAGggattgaaaaagaaatgtgttacTGTTCATGCTTTTCCTCAGTTCCAACTCTGGGAACACAAGTGAAAATGCCATTTCTCTGTTGTAGGGATGATGTATTTCAAAACCTGGACTCCTTCCACAATATTATTAAAGTTCGTTGAAGCGTTgctactaggaaaaaaaatgtcaaaagaactcatgttatttattgtttctcaAATCCACTGCTATTTCAGGTTGTGCCTAAGCTAACCAACTGGTTTTATCTTGGAAGCCACTGGCACAGTAGAGCACTATAACGTGTGTACATAAAAGGTATTAGTAGACCCAGGTAGTAAAAACTTGATTCCAAACTCTAGTGACTCTGAAAAGGAGACTCGGgattttaaaacaagaacagtttataaagaaaaaagcagatcCCCAAGTCATATTTTAGGGAGATGTTATACCAGCAGgtttcatatttctttaaaattattaaaccTACTGATGTCCAGTACCTTCTTTTCTAAGGCCATAAGTGAGGAGAAGAACAGATAGGAAGGAGGTTACAAGTGTgaagagcaaaaataataatcatgGCTTACACTGAAGCTGAAGATAGAAAAATTTTACATGGATTGTCATTTAATCCAAACAAAAAAGTGTTTGAGGTAGGCAGCCTAAGCTGTCAGAGAATTACTTTAAATTGGTCCTGATAAGAGGATGACTCTTCATGGTTGAAAAGTCAGAttcccctctgcttctctttgAAATTGCCTGAATTCATTGAATCAAAGGGATGATAGCAACTTTCATGACCCATGGACTTCCTATAAATTTACACATGTTAAAGATGACTTAATAAGGAGTATAAATACTAATTATTCATCTGAGTTTCTTAATTTCCAGATGAATTAACCTGAGGCTCAGATTACAGGGATTTACTAAAATCACGGGTCTGAGACGCCTCTCGCCCAGGCTACCTCCACTTTCCCACACACTATTACCTTATAATGTGGAGAAGGAAGCCATGGGCCATTCGTCCAGTTTCTAACAGCCCTCTTTACACACATGGCCCCTTTCATACAAAGAAGCTTTGGAATCTATGTCAATACATTAGATTCACAGGACTAGATGTAATGCCCCAAGCTGCACATTGTACTACAAGAAATTTCCTCTAAAAATCACCAAAGACTGATgtgaaaaacttccaaattctccAAATAGTTAGATTTGAATGACCTAAAGATGCATGCACAAATTAAAAGAGATTCATAATTCACCCTTAATTACCAATActgaatctgttctttttttaaataatgaactaattcattcatatttaatgCCTGACATCTGATAAAGAAACGTGATGAAAAGAAAGTGAGCTttaaggaaagataaaaacacagaaatgccacatgggcagagaagaaaagagagagaggagactatGTAAGGCATAGGTGATCACTTAGAAGATGCAGAGGGAGCCAAATAGAGGGACTCCAAGTTGGATCAATCCACCTGGAAGAGTCCCTCCTGACCTCTAAAGTCTGCTGAATTGAAGCCTGCCACTGATGACTGCATATGATGCCTCTCGGTGACATTCTCCCTTCTGGTCTCCATAACTCATTACTGCACAATCACGATGCAAGTTCTCTGGAACTAGGATGATGGCTTTCTGATCCATTAGTATTTCACCAAACTGCACACAAACACATTCTGCCTCTAATCATATGGGTAAGCAATGGCTGACAACAGAAAGTGACAAAGATCCTGTTTAGCAGAAGCATTACAGTTCATTCTGCAAATGATTTACTGTCATTCAGTTACACAATTAGCTCTTGGTTTTCACTTCTTgggtatttgacttttttttttttttttcttggatggCCGGCATTAAGTGCACAGCCAAAACAGTGAAATTATCATGAAAGCCTTCACCTTTGGACCAAGGAATatcctaaattatttaaaaacagcactttcttgaggtgcctgggtggctcagtctgttgagtgtctgactttggctcaggtcatgatctcatggcttgtgagttgaagccccacatcatgctctgtgctgacagctcagagcctgggtcctgctttggattctgtgtccctctctcactctgcccctcccaggctcacgctctctctctctctctctcaagaacaaataaaacattaaaaaattaaaaaaataaataaaaatgaaaatagcattttcttATCAAAGCCccataaaaaattagaaacttcaGACAACATGGAATTATTCATCAACAAGAAAGAACACCTATTATGGGGAAAATAGTGAGTAACAGGTCAAATTTATCAAGAGAATCCTAATTTTTaaccttggttttcttctttccatgtgttaagaaaatacaaatttgggATATGGAAACATAGTAACTCAAAAATGTTATTCACCTGGTTAAGACTCCATGCCATAAAGTTACTGACCACAGTTCCAAATGGGGCCAAAAGAACTTCCCAAATGTCCCCTTCTGGGAAACCCAGGTGAATAAGCAGAAATATAAGCCTAAGGATGAGAGGATTGCTGTCCTATTCTAAGTAAAAATCCTGcctattgctttatttttaagctgTCACTGCCATGTTTAAGTTATAATGGCATTTCATTCATAAGCACATTTTCCTATTATCGGAACCGGTAGGGGGCCTTGACATGTGAATCATCATTTCATTATGTCTATTCCTCACACTGGTATGCAAATTAAACAGAAATACAAGCCAGATGAAATAGAGGGGGGAAATCTGAAGCAATAACtataaattgaattaatttttctaaaatctacaaaatatataaagcaattaacaTTGGTAATAACATATTCTACTTCAggcacattttcaaaaatattaagttCAATTTTAAAGGCCAACACTGCTCACACCCTTCTAGCCAAACACTTCACTTCTGTAAAACAGAACTGACAGTTTTAATATTCTCTAAATTAAAAGGACAGAATAATTCCAATTTTAAGTCAACTAAAAATATGGACAAAAACATACACTAAACAATTTCCCTCTTTTGCAAAGAGCTTCAAGAAAGGGTAGCAATCAttgaacatataaatatatataatatatatgtaagaaatattattaaaacacCATGTGTAAtcaaacagaaataataacaattcaTTCAGACTAAAATATCCAAGCATGCCAAGTTGGATTTTTCAGGTTTATACTTAGATGCTTTCGAATCGCTGAATCTAAATGTTGACAACAACACTGGATCAGTTTTCTAAATCACGGGATCCAGTCATCCTGAATAAATGGGTATTGTTCCCTATCTCTcaagtattttgtttaaaatgtttccattgaatttcaaaaatataaaaagcagttctaaaaCGAATGCTGCAGAAGATCCTCAAAAATGTCTTTGGCTCTGCTTTCAGGGGGCTAGTCccttatttatttctcatggcaGGCACACCACAATAAATACATGAGTACTCATTCactaaggttttttaaaaaaattttttaatgtttatttatttttgagagacagagagacagagtgcgagtgggggagtggcagagagggagggagacatagaatctgaagcagactccaggctctgagctgtcagcacagagcccaacgcagggcttgaactcatgaaccacgagatcatgacctgagctgaagtcagatgcttaattgacttagtgacccaggcacccctaattcacTGAGATTTTAATCATCTCTGTAACTAATCTTTCCTTTAGCCCACAGCAGCCTGTTCATTTCCAAAAGTCAACAGCTTTCCCTAAAATGCTTGTGAACAAGCTGAATCACCTAGAAGAACTtcactttactttaaaaaagtttttttttaacatttatttttgagagacagagacaaagcatgagaggggaaggggcagagagtgagggggacacagaatctgaagcaggctataggatctgagctgtcaacacagagccccacatggggcttgaaccgggagatcatgacctgagccaaagttgggtgcttaaccaactgagccacccaggagccccatactTTTCTGGTCACAAAATACCAAAAAGCTCTACTGGAAGTTGATACACACAAAGGTCTACTGCAGAAGAGtatcatttatatcatttatttttgtatttaaaataataatgactaatttttcttcacatttctaCTTAAATGTTGacttcccctaaaaaaaaaaaaaagctttacccatcttttcatttgttaataaCCAAGATTTTCCAAACAGGGATTCAAAGAAATTGATAATTCCTAGTGTTGACACTGTTCTCCAAGCAGTGAGCCTGTTCTAAAGGAATGAGTCCCTGTGTCAATGCTACAATCTATTGAGAAAAGCACTCGTGAGCCACTTAATTTCCAACTCTTAGAAAATCCATTATTCTGCACACTGAGACAAAAATAGGATGCAACCAAGACGTTCCTAGATTATGACATTTAGAACAGAGCATATTCAAAGTGGAGCTAGCTTTCCACCCATAGTTATTTAAGGAGAAGGtgagcaggccccacactgtggGAATCCgcctttccatttctctcctgtTTGCCTTCAATTGGTGGAAATATTCATGGCTTTACAGGATCAGGTTCTTGGTGAGTCCTATCATTTTTGTAATTACTGTGGCTGGTATTAGTAAGTGTCTTCCTTTTATATGCTGAAATAAACTAATGGAAGAGGCAGACCCTATGCAAAATGGCTGGGAATAAGGCCAAATCTTTTTCCATACATTCAGGGACCAGTAATTTTCTAAACGGCCCTTTAAGCTCTGTAGCCTCAATAATTACAACTACCGCCGCATGTaatttacagaaataattatGCACTCTTCCAGTCCCCATCACCCATCTCAAGCCCATGGCCACTCaccttgtctttattttcagtgCCAGAAGCCTCAGGCTTGGTTCTGATCACAAACGGGGTGGACAGTCACAACAGGACCCTCTCAAAGGCGGCACTGACCTTTGGAGAAACGATCTCGAAGCAGTCCTCAAACCTGAGCATTTTGTGGCTGTTGCACCACAGCTATTTCCGCAGGCCTTCCCCCAGCTGTAGGATGGACATGTGGATGTCAAACATCAAATTGGAAAACGAAGGCCCTGCAGAAGGTACTGATGCTGATTCTGAGGTCCGCAGGGACTTGGGAGGCTCCCCGGGGAAGGTTCTTCCTGGTGTTAGTATTGTCACATTCTTTGATGAGGAAGGTAAGACAGCTACAATTGCCTGGGTTCTATCGGAGCACAGTTTCTCATTGGCCACCTGCTCCATGGCCACATCAAGCTGGTAGATCTTCTTTCCTGCAGCCTTGATCATGCCCAGCATTGCAAAGCCCACAACGTGGTGAGGACGGAAGTAGTGAAGCAGAAGGGTGCCCTCCAGGAGCCCCTTGCACAGGAACGATGGGGACACCAGCGTGGCCTGTTTCCCAAAGGAAGTTCTGATGTGTTCCAACAAAGCATCAAAGCCATTACAAAAGTCCTGCAATGTGCCACCCATGGCTCAAAGGACTCATTCTCATCAAAGAATATATTAAAGAACTCCTCACCAAATCTTTCTTGAACTTCCTCAAACTTCAAACCTAGAGGTAAATGGGAAGCAAATGTTAgtcaaatgcaataaaataattgaatttatagctttttaaaaaatgctcatcaAATGAGATAACTAGTGAGTGAAGCTAGAGAGATATTTCCCTTGGGCCCAGAAATTCTCAGAGagattaattcattttgaattagagaaagaaaatttcagttcACCTTCTGGGGGCTTCTAAGATGTTGATGAGCATAAGCTTCCTTtaactttatgtttttttgtttttgtttttgtttttaagtagactttattttttagagaagtttgaGACTCACAGCAAAAGTGAGCACAAAGTACAGATATTTTCCATAGAACACTCTTCCCACAAATACACAACCtcccccttcacacacacacacacacacacacacacacacacaaacacacacacacacaatcagtcATGCACTACAGTGGTACATCTGTTACAATCAATGAATTACAATGACACAACACCATCACTCAGAGTTGGTAGTTTACagtagggttcactcttggtgttgtatgcCCTTGGGCTTGGACAAATGTGTAAGGATACGTGTCTACCATTACAGCATCACACAGAGTAGTTTTGCTGCTCtagaaatcctctgtgctctgcctgttcatgcCTCCCACCTTACCTCAGCCCCCTGTAGCACAAACTTTCTAAATGCTGCTAATTTAGCTGcccaattttcttttcaataccCTACTCCATTTGCTACAATTAGCACAAACAAGATCTTTTTCTTAATGGTTTCCCTCATAGGTAAAGAAACTTTCCAGAAGCAGCTATCAAGTTGTTTCTCTATCGGGCCCATCCACTATTACTATCTGACTTATCAAAATTCTTCTGTTAAGTGGGAAATGTCAACCAGAGAGGGAATTTATGGTACTTGAGCAGAGAAAGGTATCGGATTATCTAGTGTCAACAGAAGGAATGAAGTTAGAATCCCgggagagagggacaaaacaAGAAACTAAAATGGCAGAATGGTGGACTGATTTGCATTCTTTGACCCACAAAACTGAGAGTAACCAAGAGTCTGGAATCTCACCAGAAAGGGTTAAAAGTCTTTGTCTTCCTGGTCTACATTCACTCCCACTTGACATGGCAAAAGGAACTCTATCTTACAGTAATGGAggtaaataaaaagtaagtatatacacacacacatacacacaacacattATGTAGAAACTAGAACCAGTCACACGTGATCTAGTTAGAGCCACCATTAAGGACGATCTGAGGGAAAATATGGAGGGAATTTACGGTCCATACAGGAAGGATA is from Neofelis nebulosa isolate mNeoNeb1 chromosome 10, mNeoNeb1.pri, whole genome shotgun sequence and encodes:
- the LOC131486747 gene encoding guanylate cyclase soluble subunit alpha-2-like is translated as MGGTLQDFCNGFDALLEHIRTSFGKQATLVSPSFLCKGLLEGTLLLHYFRPHHVVGFAMLGMIKAAGKKIYQLDVAMEQVANEKLCSDRTQAIVAVLPSSSKNVTILTPGRTFPGEPPKSLRTSESASVPSAGPSFSNLMFDIHMSILQLGEGLRK